In Cryptococcus tetragattii IND107 chromosome 11, whole genome shotgun sequence, a single window of DNA contains:
- a CDS encoding endoribonuclease YSH1: MIPRRHHFKPAPQPTVQVLQPPDEDAPSLTITMLGAGQEVGRSCCVIEHRGKKIVCDAGLHPAQPGIGALPFIDELDWSTVDALLITHFHVDHAAALPYIMEKTNFKDGNGKVYMTHATKAIYGLTMMDTVRLNDQNPDTSGRLYDEADVQSSWQSTIAVDYHQDIVIAGGLRFTPYHAGHVLGASMFLIEIAGLKILYTGDYSREEDRHLVMAEIPPVKPDVMICESTFGVHTLPDRKEKEEQFTTLVANIVRRGGRCLMPIPSFGNGQELALLLDEYWNDHPELQNIPVYFASSLFQRGMRVYKTYVHTMNANIRSRFARRDNPFDFRFVKWLKDPQKLRENKGPCVIMSSPQFMSFGLSRDLLEEWAPDSKNGVIVTGYSIEGTMARTLLSEPDHIESLKGGNIPRRLTVKEISFGAHVDYAQNSKFIQEIGAQHVVLVHGEASQMGRLRAALRDTYAAKGQEINIHTPKNCEPLTLTFRQERMVKAIGSLASTRPEHGTSVKGLLVSKDFSYTLLSPADLHDFTGLSTSTIIQKQGVAISVDWAVVRWYLEGMYGEVEEGIDEEGKPAFTIMNGVQVVQISPTAVELRWKSSSSNDMIADSALALLLGIDGSPATAKLTASPNKHACNHSHSQSHSHSDLHSNTYPGDKSAKVVASNPEFERLRMFLEAHFGHVEGPNLRPPLAQGADGDKNKNGENDKGGDDWLTMDVKLDNHTARIDLISMRVESESAELQKRVETVLEMALTTVKSLSQTFLGGGLDIDMVEKVEPSGSDS, encoded by the exons ATGATACCAAGACGCCACCATTTCAAGCCGGCTCCACAACCAACAGTACAAGTCCTCCAACCCCCGGACGAAGATGCCCCTTCACTCACAATTACCATGCTCGGCGCAGGCCAGGAAGTCGGCAGGTCCTGCTGTGTCATAGAGCAcagaggaaagaaaattGTATGCGATGCTGGTCTACACCCAGCACAACCTGGTATAGGAGCTCTGCCATTCATCGATGAACTTGATTGGTCGACTGTGGATGCCTTGTTAATTACTCA TTTCCATGTAGACCATGCGGCGGCTTTGCCTTATATTATGGAGAAG ACCAATTTTAAAGATGGTAACGGGAAGGTGTACATGACGCACGCTACAAAAGCTATCTATGGATTGACTATGATGGACACTGTACGACTAAA CGATCAAAATCCAGACACTTCCGGTCGTCTATACGACGAAGCTGACGTTCAGTCATCCTGGCAATCCACCATAGCAGTTGATTATCATCAAGATATCGTCATCGCCGGTGGCCTCAGATTTACCCCCTACCATGCTGGCCACGTCCTTGGAGCGTCCATGTTCCTCATCGAGATTGCTGGGTTGAAGATCTTGTATACAGGAGATTATTCtcgagaggaggataggCATCTGGTGATGGCGGAGATTCCACCCGTGAAACCTGATGTGATGATTTGCGAGAGCACGTTCGGCGTGCATACATTACCAGataggaaggagaaggaggagcagtTCACAA CGTTAGTCGCCAATATCGTCCGAAGAGGTGGGCGATGCCTCATGCCTATCCCTTCCTTTGGAAACGGCCAAGAACTCGCACTTCTCCTTGACGAATATTGGAATGACCACCCCGAACTCCAAAACATCCCCGTCTACTTTgcctcctccctcttccaacgCGGTATGCGTGTTTACAAAACCTATGTTCATACTATGAACGCCAATATCCGATCGCGATTCGCCAGGCGTGATAACCCATTTGATTTCAGGTTTGTCAAATGGTTAAAAGATCCCCAGAAGCTTAGGGAGAATAAGGGCCCATGTGTGATCATGTCTTCACCTCAGTTTATGAGTTTTGGGCTCAGTCGTGATTTGCTGGAAGAATGGGCGCCGGATTCTAAGAATGGGGTGATTGTCACTGGGTACTCTATCGAGGGCACTATGGCCAGG ACTCTCTTAAGTGAACCGGACCACATCGAATCCCTCAAAGGAGGCAATATCCCTCGCCGCCTAACAGTTAAAGAAATTTCTTTCGGCGCCCACGTCGATTACGCCCAAAATTCAAAATTCATCCAAGAAATAGGTGCTCAGCACGTTGTCCTAGTGCACGGAGAAGCTTCACAAATGGGGAGATTGAGAGCGGCGTTGAGAGACACGTATGCGGCCAAGGGGCAGGAAATTAATATCCATACGCCAAAGAATTGTGAACCTTTGACCCTTACTTTTAGACAAGAACGGATGGTCAAG GCTATCGGATCTTTAGCATCCACTCGGCCTGAACACGGTACCTCTGTCAAAGGCCTTCTCGTCTCCAAAGACTTTTCCTacactctcctctcccccgCCGATTTACATGATTTCACGGGTCTTTCGACGAGCACGATCATCCAGAAGCAGGGGGTGGCGATAAGTGTAGATTGGGCGGTGGTGAGGTGGTATTTGGAGGGGATGTAtggggaggtggaggaaggtaTTGACGAAGAGGGCAAACCTGCTTTTACC ATTATGAACGGTGTTCAAGTGGTGCAGATATCTCCAACCGCCGTAGAACTACGATGGAAATCAAGTTCGAGTAACGATATGATTGCCGATTCGGCTTTGGCATTGTTGTTGGGTATAGATGGGAGCCCTGCTACAGCTAAAC TCACCGCATCACCTAACAAACACGCCTGTAaccattcccattcccaatCACACTCCCATTCCGACCTGCATTCCAATACCTACCCGGGCGACAAATCCGCCAAAGTAGTAGCTTCCAACCCCGAATTCGAAAGATTACGCATGTTCCTTGAAGCGCATTTCGGCCATGTAGAGGGACCGAATTTGAGACCACCCCTTGCTCAAGGAGCGGATGGGgacaaaaataaaaatggGGAGAACGATAAGGGCGGGGACGATTGGCTGACTATGGATGTGAAGCTTGATAATCACACGGCGCGGATAGATCTGATTTCCATG CGCGTGGAATCTGAATCAGCTGAGCTTCAGAAACGCGTAGAAACAGTATTGGAGATGGCGTTGACAACTGTCAAGTCTCTGTCACAAACATTTTTGGGAGGGGGACTGGACATCGatatggtggagaaggtggagcCTAGTGGGAGTGATAGTTGA
- a CDS encoding mitochondrial 54S ribosomal protein bL19m has product MLNPLRPLSRSVRHFSSPAPASSYPYNPSAIPRASTTPLPPPPALLHPRNGWSLITHLDNTAARSPWAHLFARRSRDRLPSGSVLTVVTYTDPAKKSISPFSGVLMGTKRRGVDTSFRLRNIVNKAGVEMTFKLNSPMIKDIKVVKRAEKAKGQLKDLKRAKVNYLRERPAVMAAIARALKTAKQNEAAGGS; this is encoded by the exons ATGTTGAACCCCCTGCGGCCGTTGAGCCGCTCCGTGAGACACTTTTCAtcccccgcccccgcctCAT CCTACCCATACAACCCGTCCGCGATCCCCCGCGCCTCCACGacccccctcccccccccgccTGCGCTCTTACATCCGAGAAACGGGTGGTCGCTCATCACCCACCTTGACAACACCGCCGCGCGCTCCCCCTGGGCCCACCTCTTCGCCCGGCGCAGCAGAGACCGTCTCCCCTCTGGCTCCGTGTTGACCGTCGTCACCTACACCGACccggcgaagaagagcatctctcccttcagCGGCGTCCTCATGGGCACCAAGCGCCGTGGCGTCGACACCTCGTTCCGCCTCAGGAATATCGTCAACAAGGCCGGCGTCGAGATGACGTTCAAGTTGAATTCACCCATGATCAAGGACATCAAAGTCGTCAAGCGCgcagaaaaggcaaagggcCAGTTGAAGGATCTGAAGAGGGCAAAGGTCAATTACCTGAGAGAGAGACCGGCCGTTATGGCGGCTATTGCCAGGGCGCTGAAGACGGCCAAGCAGAACGAAGCCGCGGGCGGGTCGTAG
- a CDS encoding NADH-ubiquinone oxidoreductase 49 kDa subunit, mitochondrial — protein MLRNLRPLLRTVPAPSRSAFRPLSTTPKAFAAAAAHGGSPVKAHSVEELHALTAEEILKEGGVRKEAEMRHFTVNFGPQHPAAHGVLRLILELNGEEILRADPHIGLLHRGTEKLIEYKNYTQALPYFDRLDYVSMMTNELCYSIAVERLLNIEVPERAKWIRTLFGEITRVLNHLMAVLTHAMDVGALTPFLWGFEEREKLMEFYERVSGARMHAAYVRPGGVAFDLPHGLLDDIFKWATQFSSRVDEIEEVVTGNRIWKQRTIGIGPVTAQQAVDYSFSGVMLRGSGIPWDIRKVAPYDAYDKVEFDVPIGKNGDCYDRYLCRVQEFRESLRIIGQCLNKIPDGAYKIDDHKIVPPPRASMKESMESLIHHFKIFSEGYSVPPGETYAAIEAPKGEMGVYLVSDGSNRPYKCKIRAPGFAHLAGADFMMRHHFLPDAVAIIGTMDLVFGEVDR, from the exons ATGCTTAGAAACCTCCGGCCTCTCCTCCGAACTGTGCCGGCCCCATCTCGGTCAGCCTTCAGGCCGCTTTCCACCACACCAAAAGCGTttgctgcagctgcagctcATGGAGGTTCGCCCGTCAAGGCCCACTCTGTAGAAGA GCTCCACGCTTTAACTGCGGAAGAAATCTTGAAGGAAGGGGGAgtgaggaaagaggcgGAAATGAGACACTTTACAG TCAATTTTGGCCCCCAACATCCGGCCGCGCACGGTGTGCTTCGACTTATCCTCGAACTTAACGGTGAA GAAATCCTTCGTGCCGACCCACACattggtcttcttcatcgagGTACCGAAAAACTCATCGAGTACAAGAACTATACACAGGCTTTGCCCTACTTTGACCGACTGGACTATGTTTCTATGA TGACCAACGAGTTGTGTTACTCTATTGCTGTTGAGAGATTGCTCAATATTGAAGTACCGGAGCGAGCCAAGTGGATTAGAACATTGTTTGGAGAAATCACCCGTGTTCTCAACCATCTTATGGCCGTCTTGAC TCACGCGATGGATGTTGGTGCTCTTACTCCCTTCTTGTGGGGTTTCGAGGAGCGTGAAAAGCTCATGGAGTTTTACGAACGAGTATCCGGAGCCCGTATGCACGCTGCCTACGTTCGACCCGGTGGTGTCGCTTTCGATCTCCCGCACGGCTTGCTCGATGATATTTTCAAGTGGGCGACGCAATTCTCCTCTCGAGTagatgagattgaggaggtTGTCACTGGAAACAGAATTTGGAAGCAGAGAACGATTGGTATTGGACCTGTGACTGCGCAACAAGCGGTGGACTACAGTTTCTCCGGTGTTATGCTGAGAGGTAGTGGTATTCCTTGGGATATCCGAAAGGTGGCGCCGTATGATGCGTACGACAAGGTGGAGTTTGACGTTCCTATTGGCAAGAACGGTGACTGCT ATGACCGATACCTCTGCCGAGTGCAAGAATTCCGAGAGTCCCTTCGAATTATCGGACAGTGTCTTAACAAGATCCCTGATGGTGCTTACAAGATTGATGACCACAAGATTGTCCCTCCCCCTCGAGCTTCCATGAAGGAAAGCATGGAGAGTCTTATCCACCACTTCAAG ATCTTCTCTGAAGGCTACTCTGTCCCTCCCGGAGAAACATACGCTGCTATCGAAGCCCCCAAGGGTGAGATGGGTGTCTACCTCGTTTCCGACGGCTCCAACCGCCCTTACAAGTGCAAGATCCGAGCACCCGGTTTCGCCCACCTGGCTGGAGCGGACTTTATGATGAGGCACCACTTCTTGCCGGACGCGGTCGCTATCATTGGTACTATGGACTTGGTGTTCGGAGAGGTTGACAGGTAG
- a CDS encoding ATP-dependent rRNA helicase SPB4, with protein sequence MDAPVPAAPAFGGSWAKLNPPLSPWIMDVINTMGFKNMTPVQAGTIPRAVKNQDCVVEAVTGSGKTLAFTIPVLERLSRREEPYKKGEIAAIVVAPTRELATQIHAVFGRFLSSLIPPESEEETADVEGHAPPIASSSRSPSPLSDKPLFPLPMLVTSGTPTPYETFQSTHPSILIGTPGRLAAFLLNPRGLAIVRVSELDVLVLDEADRLLSSPDHRRDVERIMRHLPKQRRTHLFSATMTDAVEEMIGLGLRNPVRIVVNLKDKRKNGEEPKERRTPMALQNTYLVCRHAEKTLQLIRLLLSESTNHERSKFIVYFSTCAAVDYFYRILSRLPLLSKFHLTSFHGELPPKIRETALSTFTSHPSSHLSPAVLLCTDVAARGVDFPDIDVVVQYDAPTDPKTFSHRAGRTARAGRRGKAVLLLGKGREEDYVDFLNIRKIPLTKQPYISASLEEVDTPQILDPEATTLLHSIRQIILTDRELSDKAAKSFVSSFRAYSKHEASFIFRTLDFDFNSQAISFGLLRLPAMPEIKDWKKKKEAERQRLEKIKSEGGEVEEREVIEWGDAEVNWDTFAYTSKQREASRLATLAQRAESQSSNDAARAEARAKRKIKAEMREAWSEQKERKVRKEERREKKDAKKKYEWELEQANGEGDRQSDLADIAKAQAERKKKREREEESWDEEMGKEYKSLKREIKEEKSVRKSSKGGMGGGGIGGGMFDDLE encoded by the exons ATGGATGCTCCAGTACCGGCAGCACCAGCATTTGGCGGATCATGGGCAAAGCTCAATCCCCCTCTGTCTCCATGGAT CATGGACGTCATCAATACCATGGGTTTCAAGAACATGACTCCTGTTCAAGCAGGTACTATTCCGAGAGCGGTCAAGAATCAGGACTGTGTAGTGGAGGCTGTTACTGGCTCTGGTAAAACTTTGGCCTTCACGATCCCCGTCTTGGAACGTCTGTCAAGACGAGAAGAACCGTATAAGAAGGGCGAGATTGCCGCCATAGTTGTTGCGCCCACACG TGAATTGGCTACTCAAATACATGCCGTTTTTGGCCGCTTCCTATCATCTCTCATTCCTCcggaaagtgaagaggagactGCCGATGTCGAAGGTCATGCTCCACCTATTGCCTCATCATCACGTTCAccatcccctctttctGATAAACCTCTGTTCCCCCTCCCCATGCTTGTAACCTCGGGGACTCCCACGCCCTATGAGACTTTCCAATCCACCCATCCATCGATTCTCATCGGTACCCCAGGACGTCTCGCTGCATTTCTCCTCAACCCTCGCGGTTTGGCGATAGTCCGAGTATCAGAATTGGATGTCCTGGTCCTCGATGAAGCTGACAGGCTGCTGTCAAGTCCTGATCATAGGAGAGATGTTGAGAGGATTATGCGACATCTACCCAAGCAACGTCGAACTCATTTGTTTTCGGCCACCATGACCGAtgcggtggaggagatgatagGGTTGGGCCTTCGTAATCCGGTCAGGATTGTGGTTAATCTGAAAGataagaggaagaatggggaAGAGCCTAAAGAGCGCAGGACTCCTATGGC TCTCCAAAATACATACTTAGTTTGTCGGCACGCCGAAAAGACTCTACAGCTTatccgccttctcctctccgaATCCACAAACCACGAAAGATCCAAGTTTATTGTCTACTTCTCCACCTGCGCTGCTGTCGATTACTTTTATCGCATCCTCTCCCGCCTTCCATTGCTCTCGAAATTCCACCTAACTTCTTTCCACGGTGAATTGCCGCCGAAGATTCGAGAGACTGCGCTTTCAACATTCACATCGCATCCCTCATCCCATTTATCCCCGGCCGTCCTACTGTGCACGGACGTGGCGGCAAGAGGTGTGGATTTCCCGGATATAGATGTCGTTGTGCAGTATGATGCCCCTACAGACCCCAAAACGTTTAGTCATCGAGCAGGAAGGACGGCCAGAGCTGGCAGACGAGGAAAGGCGGTTCTTCTGTTAGGTAaaggtcgagaagaggattATGTCG ATTTCCTGAACATTCGTAAAATTCCCTTGACCAAACAGCCATATATCAGTGCTTCGCTAGAAGAAGTAGACACTCCCCAAATCTTAGATCCCGAAGCTAcgactcttcttcattcaatCCGTCAAATTATCCTCACTGACCGTGAGCTCTCTGACAAGGCTGCAAAGTCAttcgtctcttctttcaggGCATATTCGAAACATGAAgcatccttcatcttccggACTTTGGACTTCGATTTCAACTCTCAAGCGATCAGTTTTGGGTTATTGAGATTACCAGCAATGCCGGAGATCAAAGattggaaaaagaagaaggaagcagagagacagagattggagaagattaaGAGTGAGGGTGGGGAAgtagaggaaagggaagtCATTGAGTGGGGGGATGCTGAAGTAAAC TGGGATACTTTCGCCTACACATCAAAACAACGCGAAGCCTCTCGTCTCGCGACCCTCGCTCAAAGAGCTGAAAGCCAGTCATCCAACGATGCGGCCAGAGCCGAAGCCCGAGCCAAGCGAAAGATCAAAGCAGAAATGCGAGAGGCATGGTCCGAACaaaaagaacgaaaagtgaggaaggaggaaaggagagagaagaaggatgcaaagaaaaaataTGAATGGGAGCTAGAGCAGGCTAATGGTGAGGGGGATCGACAAAGCGATTTGGCGGATATCGCGAAAGCGCAagcggagaggaagaagaagagagagagggaagaagagagctgggatgaggagatgggaaaggAATATAAGAGCCTGAAGCGAGAgatcaaggaggaaaagtcTGTTAGAAAGTCAAGTAAGGGAGGAATGGGGGGAGGAGGTATAGGTGGTGGTATGTTTGATGACCTCGAGTGA